In Thermofilaceae archaeon, a single genomic region encodes these proteins:
- a CDS encoding amidohydrolase family protein, protein MSVKQLPVEPIDFHTHVGRVLSFNPRIKGWVESSLGDLLSYMDEAGVERAVVLSIPPRADPYASFLSNSQLLREVQPHQGRLIAFCCPSPLRRDAVSALKKLVEAGCRGLGEVKVGLRVDDPRLLKLLRAAESLGLPALIHVEEGPYFHYCHGVEALAEVLKGLPDLKLVVHGPGWWSRISAEGAGNLYPGGPVRGEGLVHELLRRFDNLYADISANSGLNALRRDPEHALRFIEEFQEKLIFGTDFPCLSDSGQFGPDRSHLDFLLKLCLPNRALRRILRQNAERLLEKRV, encoded by the coding sequence GTGAGTGTTAAGCAGCTCCCGGTGGAGCCGATCGACTTCCACACCCACGTGGGTAGAGTGCTCTCCTTCAACCCTCGGATCAAGGGCTGGGTTGAGTCCAGCCTCGGCGACCTCCTCAGCTACATGGACGAGGCCGGCGTCGAAAGGGCGGTAGTGCTCTCCATCCCCCCGCGCGCGGACCCCTACGCCTCCTTCCTATCGAACTCGCAGCTTCTCAGGGAGGTTCAACCCCACCAGGGGAGGCTGATCGCCTTCTGCTGCCCCAGCCCTCTGCGGCGAGATGCTGTGTCCGCGCTGAAGAAGCTGGTGGAGGCGGGGTGCAGAGGCTTGGGCGAGGTGAAGGTGGGCTTGAGAGTCGACGACCCCCGCCTCCTGAAGCTGCTGAGAGCCGCTGAGTCGCTCGGCCTGCCAGCGCTGATCCACGTGGAGGAGGGGCCCTACTTCCACTACTGCCACGGCGTGGAAGCGCTAGCCGAGGTTCTGAAGGGGCTACCCGACTTGAAGCTCGTCGTCCACGGCCCCGGCTGGTGGTCCCGCATCTCTGCCGAGGGGGCTGGAAACCTGTACCCGGGCGGGCCCGTAAGGGGGGAGGGTCTTGTCCACGAGCTGCTGAGGCGCTTCGACAACCTCTACGCGGACATCTCAGCGAACTCCGGCTTAAACGCTCTGAGGAGGGACCCCGAGCACGCCCTCCGCTTCATAGAGGAGTTCCAGGAGAAGCTGATCTTCGGAACCGATTTCCCCTGCCTCTCCGATAGCGGCCAGTTCGGCCCCGACCGCTCCCACCTGGACTTCCTCCTCAAGCTCTGCCTGCCCAACCGGGCTTTGAGGAGGATCCTGCGGCAGAACGCCGAGCGGCTGCTGGAGAAACGCGTTTAA
- a CDS encoding DUF131 domain-containing protein has protein sequence MSVVEVALLLFAAAFLLVVAGTLVLLLSAFRAGRGERRAEGGAVLILGPLPIAFATGERIVKPLVLLAIILTAFAVAVFLLLAWLLPVLIRV, from the coding sequence ATGAGCGTGGTGGAGGTTGCGCTGCTGCTCTTCGCGGCTGCATTCCTGCTGGTGGTAGCCGGCACCCTGGTTCTTCTGCTGTCAGCCTTCAGGGCGGGGAGGGGTGAGCGCCGCGCCGAAGGGGGTGCGGTACTGATCCTCGGGCCACTCCCCATCGCCTTCGCAACCGGAGAAAGAATCGTAAAACCCCTGGTCCTCCTAGCCATCATCCTCACCGCCTTCGCCGTAGCTGTCTTCCTCCTCTTGGCCTGGCTGCTGCCGGTACTGATCAGGGTCTAG
- a CDS encoding alpha-glucosidase/alpha-galactosidase has product MTGVKIAVIGAGSVAWSATLIRDLCMTPDLRGSTVSLMDINEERLKLVHAIATRYAREVKADLKFEATLDRREAIRDADFVINTAMAMGHGYYERMREISEKHGYYRGINSVEWNMVSDYHTIWGYYQFKLAMEIARDIEELAPDAWLLQIANPVFELTTLISRRTKVKVIGLCHGHLGYREIASELGLDPDKVEFEAIGFNHVIWLTRFEYEGEDAYPLIDEWIEKRAEEYWSRWRQYQSNPFDVQMSPAAVDMYRTYGLFPVGDTVRGGTWKYHWNLETKRRWYGPTGGPDSEIGWKWYMDMQAMIIESFKEAVADQKTPLTRILPPKRSLESVAPLIDSLVNDKRGLYQLNIPNQGSIVGIPDDVAVEVPAYVDGRGVHRVYGLRLPSRIMKHVIWPRMMRMEWALEAFLEGGRNVLFEWLIVDPRTKSTEQVDAVINDILSMPENREMAEHFK; this is encoded by the coding sequence GTGACGGGTGTAAAGATAGCCGTCATAGGCGCTGGTAGCGTGGCTTGGTCGGCGACGCTGATCAGGGATCTCTGCATGACTCCGGACTTGCGCGGGAGCACTGTGAGCTTGATGGATATCAACGAGGAGAGGTTGAAACTCGTCCACGCGATTGCAACCCGGTACGCCAGGGAGGTGAAGGCCGACCTCAAGTTTGAGGCCACCCTAGACCGGAGGGAGGCCATCAGGGACGCGGACTTCGTCATCAACACCGCTATGGCTATGGGCCACGGCTACTACGAGCGCATGCGTGAGATCTCCGAGAAACACGGCTACTACCGTGGTATTAACAGCGTTGAGTGGAACATGGTGAGCGACTACCACACGATCTGGGGGTACTACCAGTTCAAACTGGCCATGGAGATCGCGAGGGACATCGAGGAGCTAGCACCAGACGCCTGGTTGCTCCAGATTGCGAACCCCGTCTTCGAGCTGACGACGCTGATCAGCAGGAGGACGAAGGTTAAGGTCATCGGCCTCTGCCACGGCCACCTCGGCTACAGGGAGATCGCGAGCGAGCTCGGCCTAGACCCCGACAAGGTGGAGTTCGAGGCTATCGGCTTCAACCACGTCATCTGGTTAACCCGGTTCGAGTACGAGGGGGAGGACGCGTACCCACTGATCGACGAGTGGATCGAGAAGAGGGCTGAGGAGTACTGGAGCAGGTGGAGGCAGTACCAGAGCAACCCCTTCGACGTTCAGATGTCGCCAGCAGCTGTGGACATGTACAGGACCTACGGTCTCTTCCCCGTCGGCGACACAGTGAGGGGCGGGACTTGGAAGTACCACTGGAACCTCGAGACGAAGCGGAGGTGGTACGGGCCGACGGGCGGGCCTGACAGCGAGATCGGATGGAAGTGGTACATGGACATGCAGGCGATGATCATCGAGTCCTTCAAGGAGGCTGTCGCCGACCAGAAGACACCGCTCACCAGGATCCTGCCGCCGAAGAGGAGCCTCGAGTCCGTCGCCCCATTGATCGACTCGCTCGTCAACGACAAGAGGGGGCTCTACCAGCTAAACATCCCCAACCAGGGGTCGATCGTCGGGATACCGGACGACGTGGCCGTCGAAGTTCCAGCCTACGTGGACGGGAGGGGGGTGCACAGGGTATACGGCCTCAGGCTGCCGAGCCGCATCATGAAGCACGTGATCTGGCCCCGGATGATGCGGATGGAGTGGGCGCTCGAGGCCTTCCTCGAGGGCGGGAGAAACGTGCTCTTCGAGTGGCTCATCGTGGACCCGAGGACCAAGTCGACCGAGCAGGTGGACGCTGTGATCAACGACATACTATCGATGCCGGAGAACAGGGAGATGGCGGAGCACTTCAAGTAG